The following are from one region of the Spirochaetae bacterium HGW-Spirochaetae-1 genome:
- a CDS encoding L-2-hydroxyglutarate oxidase, with product MKELKTDILICGGGIIGLTIARELVSRGNADILIIEKEEAVGLHASGRNSGVLHAGIYYAPDSLRAASCLRGNRLMKEYCREHGLPLLESGKVIVAKNEEELPVLDELYRRALANGSPVSILSEKELSELEPSARTRVRALYSPETAMVSPKAIMKSLYDDLTKQKNITILTGTQFLKQQGSGSIITDKGPIQFNTFINAAGAYSDRIAHAFGLGCDYRLIPFKGTYRKLSPASGVTVRGSIYPAPNIRNPFLGVHFTRGVDGTTYIGPTAIPAFGRENYGLVAGMDSEALTLLLWDALLLFSNAGFRHIALSEPVKYIGKFFFRDAEKLVRGLRPGDIMHSEKSGIRPQLIDRKKREMVMDFIVLKDGGTLHILNAISPAFTASMDFARMVVDRYL from the coding sequence ATGAAAGAACTGAAAACAGACATACTCATCTGCGGTGGCGGGATCATCGGTCTCACCATTGCCAGGGAACTGGTCAGTCGCGGCAATGCCGACATACTGATCATCGAGAAAGAAGAGGCCGTGGGGCTCCATGCCTCGGGACGCAACAGCGGCGTTCTCCACGCCGGTATCTATTATGCCCCGGACAGCCTGAGGGCCGCATCGTGCCTACGGGGAAACCGTCTCATGAAGGAGTACTGCCGCGAACACGGACTTCCCCTGCTGGAATCGGGCAAGGTGATTGTTGCAAAAAACGAAGAGGAGCTGCCGGTCCTGGACGAGCTGTACCGCAGGGCCCTGGCAAACGGCTCGCCCGTATCAATACTCAGCGAAAAAGAACTGTCCGAACTGGAGCCTTCGGCCCGAACCAGGGTCAGAGCCCTGTATTCACCGGAAACGGCCATGGTGAGCCCCAAAGCGATAATGAAGAGCCTATATGATGACCTGACAAAGCAAAAGAATATCACCATCCTGACAGGGACACAATTTCTGAAACAGCAGGGCTCGGGTTCAATCATCACCGATAAAGGCCCCATTCAATTCAATACTTTTATCAATGCAGCAGGAGCTTACAGCGACCGCATAGCCCATGCCTTTGGCCTAGGATGCGATTACCGGCTCATTCCCTTCAAGGGGACATACCGGAAGCTCTCGCCCGCAAGCGGGGTAACCGTCAGGGGAAGCATCTATCCTGCGCCCAATATTCGAAACCCCTTCCTGGGAGTTCACTTTACCCGGGGTGTCGACGGCACGACCTATATAGGACCCACGGCCATTCCCGCCTTCGGCCGGGAAAACTACGGCCTCGTGGCGGGCATGGACTCCGAGGCTCTGACCCTCCTTCTCTGGGACGCCCTGCTCCTCTTCAGCAATGCGGGCTTTCGCCATATAGCCCTGAGCGAGCCCGTCAAATACATCGGTAAATTTTTCTTCAGGGACGCGGAAAAACTGGTACGAGGGCTCCGTCCCGGCGATATAATGCACTCCGAAAAGTCGGGCATTAGGCCCCAGCTCATCGACAGGAAGAAACGTGAGATGGTCATGGATTTTATCGTGCTCAAAGACGGCGGGACCCTGCATATCCTCAATGCCATTTCACCGGCCTTTACAGCCTCCATGGATTTCGCCCGCATGGTTGTTGATCGGTATCTCTGA
- a CDS encoding epoxyqueuosine reductase, giving the protein MIKKADIITKAKELGFDDIGFTTAEPFTEHRRILSGRMEEYGWAESAGLQLMKGSDPTEILPGAGSIIVLLDVYFKESFPACIEHNFGRCYLDDDRVTKDGLTLRIKNFRSYLRDNGIDSKVPFNLPHRAAAARAGLGTFGKNCLLYAERVARKSSWIIPMAVVTDQSFEPDTPTVRMGCPDWCRNACVAACPTRALKGDGTIDPRRCISYLTYYGDGLTPRELREPMGMYVYGCDRCQNVCPRNEAWMSQELPQNRRVALKAENFNLSRLLHMDKDYFEKLVWPHMFYMGYNNIWRWKMNVARVMGNSADPVYVPDLVRAFRENDDERVRAMAAWALGRITGSDARIALEEFLGDSKGIVREEIEASLVGE; this is encoded by the coding sequence ATGATTAAGAAAGCTGATATAATCACGAAGGCAAAGGAACTGGGATTCGACGATATCGGGTTCACCACGGCGGAACCCTTCACTGAACACCGCAGGATTCTTTCGGGCCGCATGGAGGAATACGGATGGGCCGAGTCGGCCGGGCTGCAGCTCATGAAGGGCTCTGACCCCACAGAGATACTTCCCGGCGCCGGGTCTATCATCGTGCTTCTCGATGTTTACTTCAAGGAATCCTTTCCGGCCTGCATCGAACATAATTTCGGCCGCTGCTACCTCGATGACGACCGTGTTACAAAGGACGGTCTGACTCTGCGTATCAAAAACTTCCGAAGCTATCTCAGGGACAACGGCATCGACTCAAAGGTCCCCTTCAACCTGCCCCACCGGGCCGCCGCGGCCCGTGCGGGCCTGGGCACCTTCGGTAAAAACTGCCTCCTCTATGCCGAACGGGTGGCGCGTAAAAGTTCCTGGATCATCCCCATGGCAGTAGTGACGGACCAATCCTTTGAACCGGACACACCCACTGTACGCATGGGGTGCCCCGACTGGTGCCGGAACGCCTGCGTCGCAGCCTGTCCCACGCGGGCACTGAAGGGAGACGGCACCATTGATCCGCGCCGCTGCATATCCTACCTGACCTACTACGGCGACGGTCTGACCCCCAGGGAGCTGCGGGAACCCATGGGCATGTACGTCTATGGCTGCGACCGCTGCCAGAACGTGTGCCCCCGCAACGAGGCCTGGATGTCCCAGGAACTGCCGCAGAACAGGCGCGTCGCCCTGAAGGCCGAAAACTTCAATCTCTCGCGCCTGCTCCACATGGATAAGGATTACTTTGAAAAACTGGTGTGGCCCCACATGTTCTACATGGGCTACAACAACATCTGGCGGTGGAAAATGAACGTAGCTCGCGTCATGGGCAACAGCGCCGACCCCGTATATGTTCCTGACCTGGTGCGCGCTTTCAGGGAAAACGACGATGAGAGGGTCAGAGCCATGGCTGCCTGGGCCCTGGGACGCATAACCGGCTCCGATGCCCGCATCGCCCTGGAGGAATTCCTCGGCGACAGCAAAGGGATTGTGCGCGAGGAGATTGAGGCGTCTCTTGTCGGAGAATAA
- a CDS encoding phosphoenolpyruvate synthase: MFIGKDAVLKPIVTASTGLEGLDHIVNNLNLGDNVVWQVDSIDDYMEFVKPFLEQSLKEGRKLVYMRFATHPPVVDTNDARIKTYQLNAFSGFESFAHEVYTIIDLEGEEAYYIFDCLSDLLSAWATDLMIGNFFVITCPHLFVLNTVAYFALFRNSHDYKTIARIRETTQLLIDIHHFGGSYYVHPLKVLNRYSPTMFFPHKKEGEKFTPIISSADAADFIHYLHKITTEVTKRNLDFWDRLFLEVEALKCGDYCEEDNLDMINRLCRIIIGRDERIFSLVRKHFIIDDFIAINDRLIGTGFIGGKTTGMLIARKMLMNDSGHKWHNLMEPHDSFYIGSDVFYTYIVQNGLWSLFMKHKTKEGYFTAAPELCERMMDGTFPDAIKEQFQQIIEYFGQSPFIVRSSSLLEDAYGHAFAGKYESYFCVNQGSPQERYQEFTRAIRLVYASTMNEDALAYRLQRGLDQMDEQMALLVQRVSGAHRRNYFFPDIGGVGLSYNTYVWKQGMDPEAGMMRIVFGLGTRAVNRVEGDYPRIVALDAPQVQPLSGMDDLRKFSQHDVDILNIETNAIETVPLGRLLSDLPELDMNRFAEMDLELAQRIRDMGLKEATPWLINFRYLLAETQFPDQMKELMQTIEEAYDYPVDIEFTVNFASDGRYKINLLQCRPYQAKGLKMNVAIPENIDEARTFFRSEGNFLGGSILQPITRIIYVDPEGYSRLNQSGKYDVARLVGKLNRLIDDRMNFPAMLIGPGRWGTTTPSLGVPVRFAEINNIRVLVELAQMSENVMPELSFGTHFFQDLVETEIFYIALFPEKQGVYLNMDFLRQYENGILSILPDSGAYADIVHVYDVGSDTVSIAADIISQRIVCYS; encoded by the coding sequence ATGTTTATCGGGAAGGACGCCGTATTGAAACCCATCGTCACCGCCAGCACGGGCCTTGAAGGCCTCGATCATATCGTGAACAATCTTAACCTGGGAGACAATGTCGTATGGCAGGTTGACAGTATAGACGATTACATGGAATTTGTAAAACCCTTCCTGGAGCAGTCACTGAAGGAAGGGAGGAAACTCGTCTATATGCGTTTCGCCACGCACCCCCCCGTGGTTGACACCAACGATGCCAGAATTAAAACCTACCAGTTGAATGCCTTTTCCGGTTTTGAGTCCTTCGCTCATGAAGTGTATACCATAATCGACCTTGAGGGGGAAGAGGCCTACTATATCTTTGACTGTCTTTCCGACCTTCTTTCAGCCTGGGCCACGGACCTCATGATCGGAAATTTTTTCGTCATAACCTGTCCCCATCTTTTTGTACTCAACACCGTGGCATATTTCGCCCTCTTCCGGAACAGCCATGATTATAAGACCATCGCCCGCATCAGGGAAACGACGCAGCTGCTCATCGATATCCACCATTTCGGCGGCAGCTATTATGTGCATCCCCTGAAGGTATTGAATCGTTATTCGCCCACCATGTTTTTTCCCCACAAGAAGGAGGGAGAAAAATTTACTCCCATTATCAGCAGTGCCGACGCGGCGGATTTTATTCACTATCTGCATAAGATAACAACGGAGGTTACCAAGAGGAACCTGGATTTCTGGGACCGCCTTTTTCTCGAAGTGGAAGCCCTCAAATGCGGCGATTACTGCGAAGAGGATAATCTCGATATGATTAACCGGCTGTGCCGGATCATTATCGGCCGCGATGAAAGGATTTTTTCCCTGGTGAGGAAGCATTTTATAATCGATGATTTTATCGCCATCAATGACCGGCTTATCGGCACGGGGTTTATAGGCGGGAAGACCACGGGCATGCTCATCGCACGGAAGATGTTGATGAACGACAGCGGGCACAAATGGCATAATCTCATGGAACCCCACGATTCCTTCTATATCGGTTCCGACGTGTTCTATACCTACATTGTGCAGAACGGCCTGTGGAGCCTTTTCATGAAGCATAAGACGAAGGAGGGCTATTTCACGGCCGCTCCGGAACTGTGTGAGCGCATGATGGACGGAACTTTCCCCGATGCCATCAAGGAGCAGTTTCAGCAGATTATCGAATATTTCGGCCAGTCGCCATTCATTGTCCGTTCCAGTAGTCTCCTCGAGGACGCCTACGGGCACGCCTTCGCGGGTAAATATGAGAGCTATTTCTGCGTCAACCAGGGGAGCCCCCAGGAACGCTACCAGGAATTCACCCGGGCCATCCGCCTCGTCTATGCCAGTACCATGAACGAAGACGCCCTGGCATACCGCCTCCAGCGCGGCCTGGACCAGATGGATGAGCAGATGGCGCTCCTGGTGCAGCGCGTGTCCGGCGCCCACCGGCGGAATTATTTTTTCCCTGACATCGGCGGTGTTGGCCTCTCCTACAATACCTATGTGTGGAAGCAGGGCATGGACCCCGAGGCGGGCATGATGCGGATAGTGTTCGGCCTGGGGACCCGGGCGGTCAACCGCGTGGAAGGCGACTATCCCCGCATTGTCGCCCTGGATGCTCCCCAGGTACAGCCCCTGTCGGGGATGGATGACCTGAGAAAATTTTCGCAGCACGATGTCGATATCCTCAATATCGAAACGAATGCCATAGAGACGGTTCCCTTGGGCCGGCTTCTATCGGACCTGCCCGAACTTGACATGAATCGTTTTGCCGAGATGGACCTGGAACTGGCCCAGCGCATCCGCGATATGGGCCTGAAGGAAGCCACGCCCTGGCTCATCAATTTCCGGTATCTCCTGGCCGAGACGCAGTTTCCCGATCAGATGAAGGAACTGATGCAGACCATCGAAGAGGCCTATGACTATCCCGTTGATATTGAGTTCACCGTCAATTTCGCTTCCGACGGCAGGTATAAAATAAACCTGCTCCAGTGCCGCCCCTATCAGGCAAAGGGATTGAAGATGAATGTTGCCATTCCTGAAAACATCGATGAAGCCCGGACCTTTTTTCGCAGCGAAGGGAACTTTCTCGGGGGAAGCATACTGCAGCCCATTACGCGGATCATTTATGTCGATCCGGAAGGCTATTCGCGTCTGAACCAGTCGGGAAAGTACGACGTGGCCAGACTGGTGGGGAAGCTGAACAGGCTCATCGACGACCGCATGAATTTTCCCGCCATGCTCATCGGTCCCGGCCGCTGGGGCACCACAACACCGTCACTGGGCGTGCCGGTCCGGTTCGCCGAGATAAATAACATCAGGGTCCTCGTTGAACTGGCGCAGATGAGCGAGAATGTCATGCCCGAGCTTTCCTTCGGTACTCACTTTTTCCAGGACCTGGTGGAAACGGAAATATTCTATATAGCACTTTTCCCTGAAAAGCAGGGGGTTTATCTCAACATGGATTTTCTCCGTCAATATGAAAATGGTATCCTGAGCATTTTGCCCGACAGCGGGGCCTATGCTGATATCGTACACGTCTACGATGTGGGCAGCGATACTGTAAGCATCGCTGCGGATATCATATCCCAGAGGATTGTCTGCTACAGCTGA
- a CDS encoding 4Fe-4S ferredoxin: MAYRINADECTACGACEPECPVECISAKNDGIRIIDEDACTSCGACADVCPVECIHEV; the protein is encoded by the coding sequence ATGGCATATAGAATCAATGCCGATGAATGTACCGCCTGCGGCGCCTGTGAGCCCGAGTGCCCGGTTGAGTGTATTTCCGCGAAAAATGACGGAATCAGGATCATCGACGAGGATGCCTGTACCAGCTGCGGCGCCTGCGCCGATGTGTGTCCCGTGGAGTGTATTCACGAGGTTTGA
- a CDS encoding sulfurtransferase: MDKNTDRISRFLAVMDGSFRMKPPQWVLEQSREGQSPVIVDVRDRAAFEKSRISGSINIPLKELPDLYEKLIPDRQAIIVCVCNGSVQSAYAIMFLYSRGYDEVYNLSGGMGRWQKEELPMENK, encoded by the coding sequence ATGGATAAAAATACCGACCGAATCAGCCGATTTCTCGCTGTCATGGACGGCTCATTCAGGATGAAGCCGCCGCAATGGGTCCTGGAACAATCACGGGAGGGTCAGAGCCCGGTCATCGTAGATGTCCGGGACAGAGCCGCCTTTGAAAAGTCCAGGATTTCCGGCAGCATCAATATCCCCCTCAAAGAGCTCCCCGATCTCTACGAAAAGCTGATCCCTGACCGACAGGCCATTATTGTCTGCGTCTGCAACGGCAGCGTCCAGTCGGCCTATGCCATTATGTTCCTCTATTCACGGGGATATGACGAGGTTTACAACCTTTCCGGCGGTATGGGCCGGTGGCAGAAGGAAGAGCTGCCCATGGAAAATAAATGA
- a CDS encoding radical SAM protein produces MECTFCAWQCEIKEGGTGQCRMYTLDNGSIRERFPDRWSSLMVSHIESVPLYHFMPGSRCLIIGSAGCNLDCHYCSNAFIARADPEKAVLSTVDGDTVIRRMKQTGSSSLVFGINEPAVSLPGFLRLASRCRDEGIPVGSLTNGFLTTESAVMLGEACQAVNISLKGFTDDFFRRHAGGGSVEPVKRSIEILSKMIHLEITTPVVPGVNDGDLERMAEFIASCGRHIPWHVFRLQPEYRMTGHAVSSVEELARRVESLRKELPFIYFGNFAGSQWVSTRCPDCGETVIERINLGGCGAKMTGHALKDKNCASCGASIAFRGNINFYTGEGQWTSAS; encoded by the coding sequence ATGGAATGTACTTTCTGCGCATGGCAATGCGAAATTAAAGAAGGAGGCACCGGACAGTGCCGCATGTATACACTGGATAACGGTTCAATACGGGAACGCTTCCCGGATCGCTGGTCTTCTCTCATGGTAAGCCATATCGAGTCCGTACCCCTGTATCACTTCATGCCCGGGAGCCGCTGTCTCATCATCGGGTCGGCGGGGTGCAACCTGGACTGTCATTACTGTTCAAACGCCTTCATCGCCAGGGCAGATCCGGAAAAGGCCGTTCTCAGCACTGTCGACGGTGATACGGTGATCCGCCGTATGAAGCAGACGGGAAGCAGTTCCCTCGTGTTCGGCATCAATGAACCGGCCGTTTCCCTTCCCGGCTTTCTCCGCCTGGCCAGCCGCTGCCGCGACGAGGGTATCCCCGTGGGGTCGCTGACGAACGGTTTCCTCACCACCGAAAGCGCCGTGATGCTGGGAGAGGCATGCCAGGCGGTAAATATCAGCCTCAAGGGCTTCACTGATGATTTTTTCCGGCGCCATGCCGGAGGCGGGTCCGTGGAGCCCGTAAAGCGCAGTATAGAGATTCTGAGCAAAATGATCCACCTGGAAATAACAACTCCCGTGGTTCCCGGTGTTAATGACGGAGACCTGGAAAGGATGGCTGAGTTCATCGCCTCCTGCGGGCGCCATATCCCCTGGCATGTATTCCGGCTGCAGCCGGAGTACCGCATGACGGGTCATGCCGTGTCATCCGTGGAGGAACTGGCACGGCGCGTTGAATCGCTGCGGAAAGAGCTTCCCTTCATATATTTCGGAAATTTCGCCGGGTCGCAGTGGGTGAGCACGCGATGTCCTGACTGTGGTGAAACCGTCATAGAAAGGATCAACCTGGGAGGCTGCGGTGCAAAAATGACTGGGCATGCATTGAAAGACAAGAACTGTGCTTCATGCGGGGCCTCCATAGCCTTCAGGGGCAACATAAATTTCTATACAGGAGAGGGGCAATGGACATCGGCATCATAG
- a CDS encoding TetR/AcrR family transcriptional regulator yields MTEKTKGEMTREHILGTAVSLINTRGFGNTGISHIIEATGVKKGNLYFHFHSKEELGLAIIDEASRQYNDYLKGKVKGDTCVDKLYSLVDAVFRYHRSRGFTGGCIFGNTALEMADTNEEFSRRISRIFREWVSMITSLIEGAVKAGELDSSIVPPALAKHVVALLEGGIMLSRVSKDERDMRQCISSLKELIESKRNA; encoded by the coding sequence ATGACGGAAAAAACAAAGGGCGAAATGACACGGGAGCACATCCTGGGTACGGCAGTATCCCTCATTAATACACGGGGATTCGGGAATACGGGTATTTCCCATATCATCGAGGCCACGGGCGTTAAAAAGGGAAACCTCTACTTTCACTTTCACAGCAAGGAGGAACTGGGCCTTGCCATCATCGACGAGGCGTCACGGCAGTACAACGATTACCTGAAGGGAAAAGTGAAGGGCGATACCTGCGTGGATAAACTCTACAGCCTGGTGGACGCGGTGTTCCGCTATCACCGGAGCCGCGGATTCACGGGCGGATGCATCTTCGGTAATACTGCCCTGGAAATGGCCGATACGAACGAGGAATTCTCCCGGCGCATCAGCCGTATATTCCGGGAATGGGTAAGCATGATAACATCGCTCATTGAGGGAGCTGTAAAGGCCGGCGAACTGGACTCTTCTATCGTTCCCCCGGCTCTGGCAAAGCATGTCGTGGCCCTTCTCGAAGGGGGCATCATGCTGTCACGGGTGAGCAAGGATGAAAGGGATATGCGCCAGTGTATAAGTTCTCTCAAGGAGCTTATCGAATCAAAACGAAATGCATAG